Proteins encoded within one genomic window of Geotalea daltonii FRC-32:
- a CDS encoding FAD-binding protein — MTEAKKPMKKPRGKARVVEGKCIACGARCESSCPVNSIEMSDGGEPAVLAEKCIGCEKCIKVCPASALEMFYSPEDLELLKQWDKEHGPAGEEISDEEKQLREMLARYRGVWVFIEQYDGEAAKVSWELLGTGAGLAKTLGVELSAVVIGDHVGHICGEAFAYGADQAILLDSPVYANYRTQPYADAICHLVEKHRPEVILMGATGQGRDLAGAVATVVKTGLTADCTGLGIDDKRNLMQTRPAFGGNIMATIMCDKFRPQMATVRPHVMQMPERKEGRIGRVVRETFAPREEDVLVKVIEVLNDKDGKDQVDVAAAEIIVSGGRGLMNKENFSMLQQLADELGGVVGASRSAVDAGWMPHGRQVGQTGKTVRPKIYIACGISGAIQHMVGMQDSDVIIAINRDPEAPIFQIATYGIVGDLFQVVPALIGRVRSMKSQRGGTEPERVAV, encoded by the coding sequence ATGACTGAGGCAAAGAAACCGATGAAGAAACCACGGGGCAAGGCGCGGGTCGTCGAGGGCAAATGCATTGCCTGTGGCGCCCGGTGCGAAAGCTCCTGCCCGGTAAACTCCATAGAGATGAGCGACGGAGGCGAACCTGCGGTTCTTGCCGAGAAATGCATCGGCTGCGAAAAGTGCATCAAGGTCTGCCCTGCCTCCGCCCTGGAGATGTTCTATTCGCCGGAGGATCTGGAGCTGCTCAAGCAGTGGGATAAGGAGCATGGGCCCGCCGGTGAAGAGATCAGTGACGAGGAGAAGCAGCTCAGGGAAATGCTGGCACGTTACCGGGGCGTCTGGGTTTTCATCGAGCAATACGATGGAGAAGCGGCCAAGGTTTCATGGGAACTCCTGGGGACAGGGGCCGGCCTGGCAAAGACCCTCGGTGTTGAACTTTCTGCGGTGGTTATTGGTGATCATGTGGGACATATCTGCGGCGAAGCCTTCGCCTACGGTGCCGATCAGGCCATTCTGCTCGATTCACCGGTCTATGCCAACTACCGCACCCAGCCCTATGCCGATGCCATCTGCCATTTGGTGGAGAAGCACCGGCCGGAAGTGATTCTCATGGGAGCGACCGGACAGGGGCGCGACCTGGCAGGGGCGGTGGCGACCGTGGTCAAGACCGGCCTGACTGCAGACTGCACCGGGCTCGGCATCGACGACAAGCGGAACCTGATGCAGACCAGGCCGGCTTTCGGCGGCAACATCATGGCCACCATCATGTGCGACAAGTTCAGACCGCAGATGGCCACCGTCCGTCCACACGTGATGCAGATGCCGGAACGGAAGGAAGGCAGGATCGGCAGGGTTGTCCGCGAGACATTTGCACCCCGGGAAGAGGATGTGCTGGTCAAGGTCATCGAGGTCCTGAATGACAAGGACGGCAAGGATCAGGTGGATGTGGCTGCTGCCGAGATCATCGTTTCCGGCGGTCGCGGCCTGATGAACAAGGAAAACTTCTCCATGCTCCAGCAACTGGCTGACGAACTCGGCGGGGTGGTGGGCGCTTCGCGTAGCGCAGTAGATGCTGGCTGGATGCCCCACGGCCGCCAGGTTGGGCAGACCGGCAAGACGGTGAGGCCGAAGATCTATATTGCCTGCGGCATCTCCGGTGCCATCCAGCACATGGTCGGCATGCAGGATTCCGATGTGATCATCGCCATCAATCGCGACCCCGAGGCTCCCATTTTCCAGATTGCCACCTACGGCATCGTCGGCGATCTGTTCCAGGTTGTCCCGGCATTGATCGGCAGAGTGCGCAGTATGAAGTCCCAGCGCGGCGGTACAGAGCCCGAGCGGGTCGCCGTCTGA
- a CDS encoding electron transfer flavoprotein subunit beta/FixA family protein, whose protein sequence is MLVISCIKQVPDTTQVKIDPVTNTLVREGIPFIINPYDTHALEESLNLKDRFGLRAVALSMGPPNTEATLRKAAALGVDEAILLSDRAFGGADTLATSKVLSAAIERLNDQEEVGIVFCGKQTIDGDTAQVGPGIATRLGFTQLTLVDRIESLDLVKKKIRVRRKLEGRHEIVEAPLPVMITVVRELNRPRYPTVPMRLMAQETEVKVWDNSILKLDATTVGLKGSPTWVSKIFSPERDQGEIIGDGINDPVGTANLLIDKMVDKDMLAV, encoded by the coding sequence ATGCTTGTCATCTCCTGCATCAAACAGGTGCCTGATACTACCCAGGTAAAAATCGATCCGGTGACCAATACTCTGGTCCGGGAGGGGATTCCCTTCATCATCAACCCTTACGATACCCATGCCCTGGAAGAGAGTCTCAATCTCAAGGATCGTTTTGGTCTTCGTGCCGTGGCGCTCTCCATGGGACCGCCAAACACCGAGGCTACCCTGAGAAAGGCAGCCGCCCTGGGAGTCGATGAAGCTATTCTCCTTTCCGACCGCGCCTTTGGCGGAGCTGATACCCTGGCCACCAGCAAGGTTCTTTCTGCGGCCATCGAACGGCTCAATGACCAGGAAGAGGTGGGCATCGTCTTCTGCGGCAAGCAAACCATCGATGGCGACACAGCCCAGGTCGGGCCCGGCATCGCCACCCGTCTCGGCTTTACCCAGCTGACGCTGGTCGATCGCATCGAGAGTCTGGACCTGGTGAAGAAAAAAATCCGGGTGCGGCGCAAGCTGGAAGGGCGCCACGAGATCGTGGAAGCTCCCCTGCCGGTGATGATCACCGTGGTCCGAGAGCTGAATCGTCCCCGTTACCCGACTGTTCCCATGCGGCTCATGGCCCAGGAGACTGAAGTCAAGGTCTGGGACAACTCGATCCTCAAGCTGGATGCAACCACTGTCGGCCTCAAGGGCTCTCCCACCTGGGTAAGCAAGATCTTCTCCCCGGAACGGGACCAGGGGGAGATCATCGGCGATGGGATAAACGATCCGGTGGGAACGGCGAATCTGCTCATCGACAAGATGGTGGACAAGGACATGCTGGCGGTCTGA